The Plasmodium brasilianum strain Bolivian I chromosome 14, whole genome shotgun sequence genome contains a region encoding:
- a CDS encoding potassium channel K1 yields the protein MPTQSMERNKEINQNGTDKGRRDDKDDGTDEKANFKKNTKSTYVKILDPVKKEVIISSDILQLNRSKNARETDEEDGGNHVDNGRNKVFYASSNKEKDKMNVNITSKGPIKVVYDTSFNKDNQTDDHEKEEIRKKKKKKKGNRSRCRGGTGRSRVNQIKFFRLQNYIYKIFTSILCVLIVVLILYASIDISSNYGPIIILYIIFLEFGSMLISYILLQFPFFYRIIKNIFTRARNVNKYSHQYRPLYYDSPTNSDDRDSISIERGKKKKRNTFSFFNLNMNNKRYSLKTIFTAHKSNKFLQKIAEQEQKEDGYQEGVNMNHGKGNTTLRPFAQNTSRKRNEEGESGIVFTDGYISRDAPLNGTITKRMTDHMRARVNARARDRGSAHAPSGGNYKRQSIYLDDCNMWMNNDLKKANKRRNLNLTRSLSFNIRVNESNDMMMKDSASLDNIKILLGHRSSKFMRNKNKIKSIKSSIYKKYVPLTFATSYKDNKLAQFLKAHSAEIRSSSSSDYSSSSDDEDETGGRGAKSYKKIQIYKAVENRKKSVEENFIQKNIELYDKNETQKNLYAAKSALLYNNKKKKRKKKFYELARGKTNLLRKVTCYNNIKRMFYFFINYNMKSSKSSNNLFLFFRDVSLYIKHRFIHYMSYEPVWIIAILIRIVLWCIIWLWAASYMEREPKNYQITEWKMKNVPSIYGYIECTFQWCGVFDYLFGLYFSNNKLKYIFSFFSLIDFITTPISSFIMNFFCHNNYNQNYWFLILGPLRFLRLVRAESTISSCFFWLSDVKIIIIGIIILALAILFTFSGIMYILEAPDIERDFVTPLDFVYFGVITMSTVGYGDYTPVTAAGKNLTMFIIIICISFVGAQFKRLKETMFSPKTVMGIIPKQDDDYILILGPVSPTQLLYICKGINNSFPNSVESIFIFTPLPVIIYRYVYGSIVKNTNIKVCINGGNECFICPSIIYDAVINARALYILNNVDSEKYTLLYQQIFLASNNLNFSNHNPNQRINPDDILHNKIMNKCSREKTKKWKYTDILSDYKNEINKNNMLNLEMNININDSYFVREKDDQECLLRFIGAYNICNTVIPTTLQLSNNTYENLIKSMNVYNYLSMEELKYALLAKSINCKGLFFLIINFFYKPKAVKSLKKYIIDLKLLMYNRILKRKNRKKMKNGEIKINKFSEISSSSSEEGMYVDIVSLLKQNQRAGNSQQEIDHSEEQGRSNTWRQNVSGSKVGQDSNKHNMNSTKRSNNVERHNDNYESNSSELENGRRNNNVVINKSIDTNKNDMFFLNSMEDMSASQNLTYKSYGNMLEKVSLNMYYYLEGLKYNIYRFQFPECMRGFLFQTASEYFYQKYSAFLIGIITMNKEIFLNPVDYIIGEENKYYYTSAFSGIILTTSLDNLIKLSSIKSISKKVYEYNDRRISEKFKAVRKVGRNGAGANGTPSNNRTPSNNGTPSNNGTPSNNGAPSNSGASIGKDGRSKMDNEVDMKNEISKNDESLADISNYSSSMSTNSDIDNTNSDDEDTNESSNDTDNSGIEKAAKNSNLLYNFFLGVYEVDNYISAYRDIFTEKSKPLLLVCGWPDNIHILFKHLKINLYGSVNSKGKGTNRKSRRKGEMKREETHQGKRERNDGNQRRSIKYNIIILSLHVPKFNYENDLFYFSNNIAFIRGSAMNSTNLIQAGIFYAKRIIILNANHSLFIDKDAYRIDNEVIIIKNMVYQLYSNIFKNRNNYMELIKRIFKKEYRDENINEKIFAHEIPQNIKELMKVDTCCSSSNYDSSNSGYILKKKEKKNFNIFSVNKNPYLICLIKNSESLEYIDGSINLSYENYNDNEKMNKIWENCGEYIYTFELVSANIFVDEMLHNLVCFSLPISKYAIEYSVIYSLIGININEYSKNAKTFHKNLKLSTGHVFLIPIPSYFYKKSFYKCFSYFLHNKQCLCIGILRHMDISPLCSKSRKLFLLSCPARTMKIERYDQAYVIAYNMR from the exons atgcCCACACAAAGTATGGAAAGGAATAAAGAGATAAATCAAAACGGAACAGATAAGGGAAGGAGGGATGACAAAGACGATGGTACGGATGAGAAagcaaattttaaaaagaataccAAGAGCACGTATGTGAAAATACTCGATCCTGTGAAAAAGGAGGTAATAATTTCTTCGGACATATTACAGTTGAATAGAAGTAAAAACGCTAGAGAGACAGATGAAGAGGATGGTGGTAACCACGTTGATAATGGCAGAAACAAAGTTTTTTATGCTTCATCtaacaaagaaaaagataaaatgaaTGTTAACATTACAAGTAAAGGACCTATAAAAGTGGTATATGATACTAGCTTTAATAAAGATAATCAGACAGACGACCATGAGAAAGaggaaataagaaaaaaaaagaaaaaaaaaaaagggaacaGAAGCAGATGTAGAGGAGGAACAGGAAGAAGTAGAGTAAACCAGATAAAGTTTTTTAGATTacagaattatatatacaaaatatttacatcAATATTGTGTGTTCTAATTGTTGTTTTAATACTTTATGCTTCTATAGATATATCATCTAATTACGGAcccataataattttgtacataatatttttagaatttGGTAGTATGctaatatcatatattttattgcaatttccttttttttatcgaattataaaaaatatatttacccGAGCTAGAAATGTAAACAAATATTCACATCAGTACAGACCATTATACTATGATAGTCCTACGAACAGTGATGATAGAGATTCAATTAGCATAGAacgaggaaaaaaaaaaaaaagaaatacgttttcctttttcaatttaaatatgaataacaAAAGATATAGTCTTAAAACTATTTTTACAGCACATAAATCTAACAagtttttgcaaaaaatagCCGAACAAGAACAGAAGGAGGATGGGTACCAAGAGGGGGTGAACATGAACCATGGAAAAGGTAACACCACTCTCCGTCCTTTTGCTCAGAACACATCTAGGAAGAGAAATGAAGAAGGAGAAAGCGGCATTGTATTTACGGATGGATATATCAGTAGAGATGCCCCACTAAATGGTACTATAACCAAGCGCATGACTGATCATATGAGAGCCCGAGTAAACGCGCGCGCAAGGGATCGAGGCAGTGCTCATGCACCGAGTGGTGGTAACTACAAAAGGCAGAGCATATATCTGGACGACTGTAACATGTGGATGAATAACGATTTGAAAAAGGCTAATAAGAGGAGAAATTTGAATTTGACAAGGTCACTAAGTTTTAACATCCGAGTGAACGAAAGCAACGATATGATGATGAAAGACTCGGCTAGTCTAGataatataaagatattatTAGGACATAGATCTAGTAAATTtatgagaaataaaaataaaataaaatcgaTCAAGTCTTCtatttataagaaatatgtGCCATTAACCTTTGCTACATCATATAAGGATAACAAGTTGgcacaatttttaaaagctCATTCAGCAGAGATAAGGTCGTCCAGTTCAAGTGATTACTCAAGTTCGAGTGATGATGAGGATGAAACTGGTGGAAGAGGAGCCAAATCGTACAAGAAGATACAAATTTACAAAGCAGTAgagaacagaaaaaaaagtgtgGAAGAAAATTTCATACAGAAGAACATAgaattatatgataaaaatgaaacccagaaaaatttatatgcagCTAAAAgtgcattattatataataataagaaaaaaaaaagaaaaaaaaaattctatgaATTAGCAAGAGGGAAAACAAATCTTCTACGTAAAGTTACTtgttacaataatataaaaaggatgttttatttttttattaattataatatgaaatCATCTAAATcatcaaataatttatttctcttCTTTAGAGATGtgtctttatatataaaacataggtttatacattatatgtCATATGAACCTGTATGGATTATTGCTATATTAATAAGAATTGTTTTGTGGTGTATTATATGGTTATGGGCAGCTAGCTATATGGAAAGAGAACCAAAAAATTATCAGATAACTGAATGGAAGATGAAAAACGTTCCATCCATATATGGTTATATAGAATGTACATTCCAGTGGTGTGGTGTatttgattatttatttggtttatatttttccaataataaattgaagtatattttttcttttttttctttgattGATTTTATTACTACTCCtatatcttcatttattatgAATTTCTTCtgtcataataattataatcaGAATTATTGGTTTCTAATATTAGGCCCTCTTCGATTTTTAAGATTAGTACGAGCTGAGAGTACCATAAGTTCATGCTTTTTTTGGTTAAGtgatgtaaaaattataatcatAGGTATAATCATTTTAGCTTTGGCCATTTTGTTTACCTTTTCAggaattatgtatatactagAAGCACCAGATATAGAAAGAGATTTTGTAACTCCTCTAGATTTCGTATATTTCGGGGTTATAACCATGTCTACTGTAGGGTACGGTGATTATACACCTGTCACAGCAGCAGGTAAGAACTTAACGatgtttataattattatatgtataagtttTGTTGGAGCACAATTTAAAAGATTAAAAGAAACGATGTTTAGCCCTAAGACAGTTATGGGTATAATACCTAAACAAGATGATGACTACATTTTGATACTAGGACCAGTCAGTCCAACTCagttgttatatatatgcaaaggtataaataatagtttTCCAAATTCAGTGGaatctatatttatatttacaccTTTACCAGTTATAATATATCGATATGTATATGGAagtattgtaaaaaatacgAATATAAAGGTATGTATTAATGGAGGAAATGAATGTTTCATCTGTCCAAGTATTATCTACGATGCTGTTATTAATGCTAGAGCTTTGTACATACTGAATAATGTAGATTcggaaaaatatacattactatatcaacaaatatttttagctAGTAATAATCTTAACTTTAGTAATCATAACCCAAACCAAAGGATAAATCCAGATGATATTTTgcacaataaaattatgaataaatgCTCTAgagaaaaaacgaaaaagtgGAAATATACAGACATATTATcagattataaaaatgaaataaataaaaacaatatgcTTAATCTAGAAatgaatattaatataaatgattctTATTTTGTTAGAGAAAAAGATGATCAAGAATGTCTTTTACGATTTATTGGAGCATATAACATATGCAACACTGTCATACCGACTACTTTGCAGCTGTCTAATAATACTTATGAAAATCTCATTAAATCAATGAATGTGTACAATTATCTGAGTAtggaagaattaaaatatgctCTACTAGCGAAAAGTATTAATTGTAAAGgtcttttctttcttattattaattttttttataaacctAAAGCAGTGAAAAGTTTGAAGAAATACATAATCGATCTGAAGCTACTAATGTATAACCGCATTTTGAAAAGAAAGaacaggaaaaaaatgaaaaatggggaaattaaaataaacaaatttagTGAAATTTCATCTTCAAGTTCTGAGGAGGGTATGTATGTCGATATCGTTTCTCTATTGAAGCAAAACCAAAGGGCGGGTAACTCCCAACAAGAAATCGACCATTCTGAGGAGCAGGGCCGATCTAACACATGGCGTCAAAATGTTAGCGGCAGTAAAGTTGGACAAGATAGTAATAAGCATAACATGAATAGCACAAAAAGGAGCAATAACGTGGAGAGGCACAACGACAACTACGAGTCTAATAGCAGTGAACTAGAGAATGGAAGGAGGAACAATAATGTAGTGATCAATAAAAGTATAGATACAAACAAGAATGATATGTTCTTCTTAAATTCCATGGAAGATATGAGTGCATCGCAAAATTTGACATATAAGAGTTATGGCAATATGCTAGAGAAAGTTAGCTTAAACATGTACTACTACTTAGAAGGATtgaagtataatatatatagattcCAATTTCCAGAATGTATGAGAggttttttatttcaaaccGCATCTGAATATTTCTATCAGAAGTATAGTGCTTTTCTAATTGGTATTATAACTATGAATAAAGAGATATTTCTTAACCCAGTGGATTATATCATAGGAGAAGAAAACAAATACTACTATACGTCAGCCTTTTCaggaataatattaacaactAGTTTGGACAACTTAATAAAACTGTCTTCTATCAAATCCATTTCAAAGAAAGTCTATGAATATAACGATAGGAGAATCAGCGAAAAGTTTAAGGCCGTGAGAAAGGTGGGAAGGAATGGGGCCGGCGCAAATGGAACTCCTAGTAACAATAGAACGCCTAGTAACAATGGAACTCCTAGTAACAATGGAACTCCTAGTAACAATGGGGCTCCTAGTAACAGTGGAGCTTCCATCGGAAAGGATGGAAGGAGCAAAATGGATAACGAAGTAGATATGAAGAATGAGATAAGCAAGAACGACGAAAGTTTAGCTGATATTTCCAACTACTCAAGTAGCATGTCCACAAATAGTGACATCGATAATACGAATAGTGATGATGAGGATACAAATGAAAGCAGTAACGATACTGATAACTCTGGAATTGAAAAAGCTgcaaaaaattcaaatttactgtataatttttttttaggtgTATATGAAGTAGATAATTACATATCTGCATATAGAGATATTTTCACAGAGAAGAGTAAACCACTGTTACTAGTGTGCGGTTGGCCGGATAATATTCACATACTctttaaacatttaaaaattaatttgtatGGTTCGGTCAATTCGAAAGGGAAGGGAACAAACAGGAAGAGCAGAAGGAAGGGAGAAATGAAGAGGGAAGAAACACACCAAGGGAAGCGCGAAAGGAACGATGGGAACCAAAGGAGGAGCATAAAGTATAACATTATCATATTATCGTTACATGTTCCTAAGTTTAACTACGAAAATGaccttttctatttttcaaaCAATATTGCGTTTATTAGAGGATCGGCCATGAATAGCACAAATTTGATACAAGCAGGTATATTTTATGCTAAGAGAATAATTATACTGAACGCTAATCACAGCTTGTTCATCGATAAAGATGCGTACAGAATAGACAATGaagtaattattataaagaatatGGTGTATCAgttatatagtaatatatttaaaaataggaataattatatggaattaataaaaagaatatttaagaAAGAATATCgagatgaaaatattaatgagaAAATTTTTGCACACGAAATTCCACagaatataaaagaattaatgaAAGTTGACACATGCTGTTCATCATCGAATTATGATTCATCTAATAGTggatatatacttaaaaaaaaagaaaaaaaaaattttaacatttttagtgttaataaaaacccatatttaatttgtttaattaaaaattctgAAAGTTTAGAATATATTGATGGAAGTATTAATTTAtcttatgaaaattataacgataatgaaaaaatgaacaaaatatggGAAAACTGTGgtgagtatatatacacatttgaACTTGTATCGGCAAATATATTCGTGGATGAAATGCTACACAATTTAGTTTGTTTCTCATTACCAATAAGTAAATATGCAATTGAATACTCAGTAATTTATTCACTTATTggaattaatattaatgaatattcCAAAAATGCCAAAAcgtttcataaaaatttaaaacttAGTACAGGGCATGTGTTTCTTATTCCAATTCCATcttacttttataaaaaaagcttTTATAAATGCTTCTCCTACTTCTTGCATAACAAGCAGTGTTTGTGTATTGGAATTTTACGGCATATGGACATTTCTCCCCTGTGCAGCAAATCCAGGAAACTATTCCTCCTTTCCTGTCCCGCGCGCACCATGAAAATTGAGCGTTATGACCAg GCTTACGTAATTGCGTACAACATgagataa
- a CDS encoding hypothetical protein (conserved Plasmodium protein), with amino-acid sequence MINLRKNILNRIKKFYKNITSNVVIFCTNLMFYNFDDDLICTLIKTYTNILKKFEENKVNVYDEYFIIFNYVTFSYLNFLLSEFDQRNSYLFHIPHDFNTALFIPSGREKRKKSISSEMKKVGICRCTRNKLLTGMQARSTISCHCSAFGKKEKYWTEKKCIHFRKKDTPRFATVRESSPPCNNDSVIYNYTRNVNSRNYYSGSCTRHRSGVYRHRKCASYRHNGRSFNDCNCGMDCGRNRIMDNEIAIADNVYPFSDNSAYARKPNVCIHNHSSEGCKNCHTIACTRSGQKRFIKELKILCTHVYYWKCLSELHIKCKRVGNTYEKKNIYFDIYKNVYNLFKRMNNMHRENLKRMSRKKEKLSITHNNEMENIINENVRENVIGKINKKDESYQQKINDMVYKHIAEKEALSRHIDHELSVMQHINLKEYKENILYIFNIIRSKKNVLSLPPLPTEGDKRSLLTGKKKEKKKKSKVSGVQYEPYNEQNKSKHFAYILNYFNFFFLYKLMRSKMNVLSYLHLHMNSSQYDTLKVSIIFSLGDPHNLFERHNKNNVKLKKKFLNTLRSMCNSVHYTYGNRNEITMDEQHPSYYANKFVEQNGESISEENSYRGSMFHYKNDQIEPSVIKNNNPTGGSNGRNKNSGNCEERNSSNNISNSSSNRAGVGKLAVEKYKCSKYFNANGQFRKSSREKKEEFFLKKSYCSTYKFLREDSIRFLKMQTYNYDNDKIRLNELSLKEKKLNGLILYINENITNCSKQNIYKNLFNINALLKKKKKKFHNTNDCKNDCKNDCKNDCKNDCKNDCKNDCKNYYPNEEKDSFCLDQNIFFSSFGNIIITRHKNLKVAMNGNNLKVHRQMKVFQGMGCYEDTEDLVGGKEKINNGFSSTTTSKNGASGSNSSIDSSIGGNSGGNSGGNSGGNSGGNSGGSSGGSSGGRCAPANAASRSSIRCGDTRQRIPTPETKQKQRNKFLGEERMYTNLCKIYGITSLSCSLPYVHNIVHKNKQPIIYSFVYSLIFTILSYINNSQSSTNNVKILHFIFPDLKYYDKDISSITQGDMIYYQNYNHKEMESTFTFINNYDNVDNVDKNVTNKDEQNANNSSVPLPHNGWSHNDKLSSIKAFINKIIFGLKKQYMLIEAI; translated from the exons atgatcaATTTGCGCAAAAATATcttaaatagaataaaaaaattttacaaaaatattaccaGCAATGTTGTTATATTTTGCACTAATTTAATGTTTTACAATTTTGATGATGATTTGATATGTACTTTAATTAAGACTTATacgaatatattaaaaaaatttgaagaaaataaagtgAATGTGTACGATgagtattttataatttttaattacgttactttttcctatttgaattttcttctttctgaATTTGATCAAAGGAATTCatatctttttcatattccCCATGACTTTAACACGGCATTGTTTATCCCTTCTGGTAGGGAAAAACGGAAAAAGTCTATTTCCAGTGAAATGAAAAAGGTAGGAATATGCAGGTGTACTAGAAATAAACTACTAACTGGTATGCAAGCTAGATCAACTATTAGTTGTCACTGTTCTGCATTcggtaaaaaagaaaagtactggactgaaaaaaaatgtatacattttagaaaaaaagatactCCTAGGTTTGCAACTGTGAGGGAGAGTTCTCCACCGTGTAACAATGACTCTGTCATCTACAATTATACAAGAAATGTAAACAGTAGAAACTACTACAGTGGGAGTTGTACTCGTCACAGATCCGGTGTTTATAGGCACAGGAAGTGTGCTTCTTATCGTCATAATGGAAGAAGTTTCAATGATTGTAACTGCGGTATGGACTGTGGGAGGAACCGCATAATGGACAACGAGATAGCGATCGCCGATAATGTCTATCCCTTCAGTGATAATTCCGCCTATGCTAGGAAGCCAAACGTGTGTATACATAATCATTCTTCCGAAGGGTGTAAAAATTGTCATACAATTGCATGTACACGTTCAGGACAAAAGCGATTTATTAAGGAGTTGAAAATTTTGTGCACACACGTATACTATTGGAAATGTCTCTCTGAGttacatataaaatgcaAAAGAGTTGGTaatacatatgaaaaaaaaaatatatactttgatatatacaaaaatgtatataatttgttcaaacgtatgaataatatgcatcgggaaaatttaaaacggatgagcagaaaaaaagagaaattatCCATTACtcataataatgaaatggaaaatattataaatgaaaatgtaagAGAAAATGTAAtcggaaaaataaataaaaaagatgaatCCTATCAGCAAAAAATTAACGACATGGTTTACAAACACATAGCCGAGAAAGAAGCGTTAAGTAGACATATAGACCATGAACTAAGCGTAATGCAACATATTAATTTGAAGGAGTATAAAGAGAATAtcttatacatttttaatattataaggAGTAAGAAAAACGTGTTATCGTTACCCCCTTTGCCAACAGAAGGAGATAAAAGGAGTCTACTtacgggaaaaaaaaaagaaaaaaaaaaaaaaagcaaagtCAGTGGGGTGCAATATGAACCGTATAACGAGCAAAATAAGAGTAAACATTTTGCatacatattaaattattttaattttttttttttatataaattaatgagAAGCAAAATGAATGTACTGAGTTATTTACACCTTCACATGAACAGTTCCCAATATGATACCCTCAAGGTGTCCATTATATTTAGTTTAGGTGACCCACATAATTTGTTTGAGCGTCACAACAAAAATAACgtcaaattaaaaaaaaaatttctgaaCACGTTAAGAAGTATGTGTAATAGTGTTCATTATACTTATGGGAATAGAAATGAGATTACCATGGATGAACAGCATCCTAGTTATTATGCTAACAAATTTGTGGAGCAAAATGGTGAAAGCATTAGCGAAGAGAACTCTTATAGGGGAAGCATGTTCCATTATAAGAATGATCAAATAGAACCATCAGTCATTAAGAACAACAACCCCACGGGTGGTAGTAACGGTAGGAACAAAAATAGTGGAAACTGTGAGGAAAGAAACAGTAGTAACAATAttagtaatagtagtagtaaccGCGCAGGTGTGGGTAAGTTAGCTGTAGAGAAATATAAATGCTCCAAATACTTTAATGCAAATGGCCAATTCAGAAAGAGTagtagagaaaaaaaagaggaatttttcttaaaaaaaagctaTTGTAGTACGTACAAATTTTTAAGAGAAGATTCCATTcgctttttaaaaatgcaaaCATACAACTATGACAATGACAAAATTAGATTAAACGAGTTAAGTTTAAAGGAGAAAAAACTTAATGGACTAATactttatattaatgaaaatataacaaacTGCTCTAAAcagaatatatacaaaaatctCTTTAATATCA ATGctcttttgaaaaaaaaaaaaaaaaaatttcacaaCACGAATGATTGCAAAAACGATTGCAAAAACGATTGCAAGAATGACTGCAAGAATGACTGCAAAAACGATTGCAAGAATGACTGCAAGAATTATTACCCAAATGAGGAAAAAGATTCTTTTTGCTTAGATCagaatatctttttttcatccttTGGAAATATTATCATAACAAGACACAAAAACTTAAAAGTAGCAATGAACGGAAATAATTTAAAGGTACACCGACAAATGAAGGTATTCCAAGGTATGGGTTGTTACGAAGATACGGAAGACCTAGTTGgcggaaaagaaaaaatcaaCAATGGCTTTTCTAGCACAACTACGTCCAAAAATGGTGCTAGTGGAAGTAATAGTAGTATTGATAGTAGTATTGGTGGTAATAGTGGTGGTAATAGTGGTGGTAATAGTGGTGGTAATAGTGGTGGTAATAGTGGTGGTAGTAGTGGTGGTAGTAGTGGTGGAAGATGTGCTCCTGCTAATGCCGCTAGTAGAAGCTCTATTCGTTGTGGTGATACACGGCAGAGAATCCCTACCCCAGAAACGAAGCAAAAACAAAGAAACAAGTTTCTAGGCGAAGAAAGAATGTATACAA ATTTATGCAAAATATATGGTATTACATCATTAAGTTGTTCACTCCCCTATGTTCATAATATTGTGCATAAGAATAAACAACCAAtcatttattcttttgtATATTCTCTCATTTTTACCATTCTAAGTTACATAAACAATTCACAGTCATCTACCAACAATGtgaaaatattacatttcatttttcctgatttaaaatattatgacaAAGATATTTCTAGTATCACACAAGGGGACATGATATATTATCAGAATTATAACCACAAAGAAATGGAAAGTACTTTTACATtcattaataattatgataatgtTGACAATGTGGATAAGAATGTTACTAATAAGGACGAACAGAATGCCAACAACAGTTCAGTACCTCTACCTCATAATGGCTGGAGTCATAACGATAAGTTATCTAGCATAAAAGCctttattaacaaaataatatttggattgaaaaaacaatatatgttaattGAAGCTATATGA